The Gehongia tenuis sequence GATGGACCGGCGGCTCATCCGGCGGCGCATCTTTGACCTTGAGGAGCAGATGAAGGAGGTGAGCCGGCAGCGGGACAGCCAGCGCCAGCGGGTGAAAAAGAACGAGGTGCCGGTGGCGGCGCTGGTGGGCTACACCAACGCGGGCAAGAGCACCCTTTTAAACGCCATGTGCGGCTCCGACGCCTTTGCCGAGGACAAGCTCTTTGCCACCCTGGACCCCTTGAAGCGCAGACTGTCCGCCGGCGAGGGGGGCGAGGTTCTGCTGGTGGATACGGTGGGCTTCATCCATAAGCTGCCCCACAGCATGATCAGCGCCTTCCGTTCCACTCTGGAGGAGGCGAAGCACGCCGATCTTCTGGTCCATGTGGTGGACGCGACCTCCCCCGAATACAAGCACCAGATGACGGTGGTGCGGGATGTGCTGGAGGAGCTGGGCGCCGGGGATAAGCCGCAGATCATCGCCTTCAACAAGGCCGATGCCCTCCCCTCCCGGGAGGAGATCGAAAAGCCGGACGTGCCCTTTTATTTCATTTCCGCCAAGAGAGGGATCGGCCTGCAGCCCCTGGCCGACGCCATTCGGGAGGCCCTCGGCGCGCTGCAAAGGGAGGTCGTGCTTGAGGTGCCCTTCGCCAAGGGCGCGGTGCTCGCCTACCTCCACGAGAACGGCAAGGTGCTGGAGGAGACCTACACCGAAACGGGGGTGAGCGTGCGGGCGCTGCTGGGCGGGGACGCGGTGAAGCGGGCGCGGGCCCTGCTTGCCGGCGGTGCCGGCGGCCAATCTGCCAAGCCGTGACGTCCCCGCCCGGCGTTCAGCTGGCATCCGGTGCGGGCCCCCGGCGCTTCACCCGATGGCCCGGCCGAACTGCTGCCCCGGCGTCTCCCCGCCCCGGCCCTTCACCCGCTCCGCCGGGCAAAAACTGCCGCCCGGGCGCCGACCTTGCCGGCCCAGGTATGAAAGGGTGGCCGGCTGGGCACAATCAGGGCATCAAACTGAAGGAGGCGGACAGATGAAAGCGATTGTGGACAAGGATGCCTGCATCAGCTGCGGGCTTTGCGTGAACACCTGCGAGGAGGTCTTCCAGTGGGATGAGGACGACAAAGCCCATGTGGTGATGGAGGACGTCTTAGAGTACGAGGATCTGGTGAAGGATGCGGCGGGGTCCTGCCCCACCGAAGCCATTCACGTGGAGTAAAGTCTCCCTTTTTTCATTGACAACGGCGGATGAGCGGCCTATAATGGTCTCAAATCCGCCGTGCGAACGGGAAAAGTAACCTGTGAAGCCGAGCCAGAGAGGGAAGGTCGAAGCTGCAAGCCTTCCTCGAGGCGATCGGGTGAAGACCGGCCCGGGATGGCGGACGCTTTGGGCCCGTTATCGCCCAGCCAAAGTGGAATTCATTCAACAAGGGTGGAACCGCGGGAGTATGCTCTC is a genomic window containing:
- a CDS encoding ferredoxin, encoding MKAIVDKDACISCGLCVNTCEEVFQWDEDDKAHVVMEDVLEYEDLVKDAAGSCPTEAIHVE